From the Selenomonas timonae genome, one window contains:
- the csaB gene encoding polysaccharide pyruvyl transferase CsaB, translated as MKRIVVSGYYGAKNAGDEAMLAAMLEVLADLDPELHITVITADPADTERRHGVHAVGSFDMGGILGALRRADLLISGGGSLLQNVTSRRSLYYYMGIILLALLLGKKVMLYAQGIGPVTGRFACHCMRWLGNRVSLITVRDEGSMAELRRLGITRPPMECTADPVLGIHPVGREAGRAILSSCGADGAKPVVGISVRDWQGWQHYKEILAEISDAVVRELGARVIFLPMQYPEDVKTAKTVAAWTQEECTVLADEYSTSELLSLVANMDLMIGVRLHALIFAGVMGVPMIGISYDPKVDRFLRSIGEKPVNDLQDITTASVLKEVRRKWAARHEFTAANADLLTQMRGLAARNAELAMGLVRKKL; from the coding sequence ATGAAGCGGATCGTTGTATCGGGGTACTACGGGGCAAAGAACGCAGGCGATGAAGCCATGCTCGCGGCGATGCTCGAGGTACTCGCGGATTTGGACCCGGAACTTCATATCACCGTCATCACCGCCGACCCTGCTGACACCGAGCGCCGGCACGGCGTGCACGCTGTCGGCTCCTTTGACATGGGCGGCATCCTCGGTGCACTGCGCCGCGCCGACCTCCTCATCAGCGGCGGCGGTAGCCTCCTGCAGAACGTCACAAGTCGTCGCAGCCTCTACTACTACATGGGCATTATCCTGCTTGCCCTCCTCCTCGGGAAAAAGGTCATGCTGTATGCGCAGGGCATTGGCCCTGTCACGGGGCGTTTTGCCTGCCACTGCATGCGCTGGCTCGGCAACCGCGTCTCGCTCATCACCGTGCGTGACGAGGGTTCGATGGCGGAGCTGCGCCGCCTCGGCATCACGCGCCCGCCGATGGAATGCACGGCGGATCCCGTACTCGGCATCCATCCCGTCGGCCGTGAGGCGGGGCGCGCCATCCTCAGCAGCTGCGGCGCAGATGGGGCAAAGCCCGTTGTCGGCATCTCCGTGCGCGACTGGCAGGGCTGGCAGCACTACAAGGAAATCCTCGCCGAGATCAGCGATGCTGTTGTACGCGAACTCGGCGCGCGCGTCATCTTCCTGCCCATGCAGTACCCCGAGGATGTAAAGACGGCAAAGACCGTTGCCGCATGGACGCAGGAGGAGTGCACCGTCCTCGCGGATGAGTACAGTACGAGTGAGCTGCTCTCCCTCGTCGCAAACATGGATCTCATGATCGGCGTGCGTCTGCACGCCCTCATCTTTGCGGGCGTCATGGGCGTTCCCATGATCGGCATCTCATATGATCCGAAGGTCGACCGCTTCCTCCGCTCCATCGGCGAGAAGCCCGTCAACGATCTGCAGGACATTACGACTGCGAGCGTCCTGAAGGAGGTGCGCCGCAAATGGGCGGCGCGTCACGAATTCACGGCGGCGAACGCCGACCTCCTCACACAGATGCGGGGACTCGCGGCGCGCAACGCAGAGCTCGCGATGGGGCTTGTGCGGAAAAAATTGTAA